One genomic segment of Sander lucioperca isolate FBNREF2018 chromosome 10, SLUC_FBN_1.2, whole genome shotgun sequence includes these proteins:
- the pnp4b gene encoding purine nucleoside phosphorylase 4b isoform X1 produces MHTKGNCCCSFEDYKLTHEWLLNHTSHRPKVAVICGSGLGLLADRAANKQIFRYQDIPNFPVSTVEGHEGCLVFGTIEDTSCVFMQGHFHLYEGYSLCQVTFPVRIFKLMGVESVLVTNASGGICPDFKVGDIMIIKDHINLPGFAGQHPLCGPNDERFGIRFPCMSDAYSKDLRRLAVEVCSELGCSDFIREGVYCMVSGPNFETIAEARMLRILGCDSVGMSTVPEVTVAKHCGLRVLGLSLITNKVSLDYSREEKVNHEEVLQISKMRAEVLQKLVTMLISRCQQQSINTH; encoded by the exons CTGCTGCTCCTTCGAGGACTACAAACTGACCCATGAGTGGCTTCTAAACCACACCAGTCACCGTCCCAAGGTGGCGGTGATCTGCGGGTCAGGACTCGGTCTGCTGGCCGACAGAGCCGCCAACAAACAGATCTTCAGGTACCAGGACATCCCCAACTTCCCCGTCAGCACAG TGGAGGGTCATGAAGGCTGTCTGGTGTTTGGGACCATCGAGGACACTTCCTGTGTCTTCATGCAGGGTCACTTCCACCTGTACGAAGGTTACTCGCTCTGTCAG GTCACGTTCCCTGTGAGGATCTTTAAGTTGATGGGCGTGGAGTCTGTGCTGGTGACCAACGCCTCCGGAGGAATCTGTCCCGACTTCAAAGTCGGCGACATCATGATCATCAAAGACCACATCAACCTGCCGGGATTCGCCGGACAACACCCGCTGTGTGGACCCAACGACGAGCG ttTTGGGATACGGTTCCCCTGTATGTCTGATGCCTACAGTAAGGACCTGAGGCGTCTGGCTGTGGAGGTGTGCTCTGAGCTCGGCTGCAGTGACTTCATCAGAGAAGGAGTTTACTGTATGGTGAGCGGACCCAACTTTGAAACCATTGCTGAGGCCCGAATGCTGCGAATCCTGGGCTGCGACTCTGTGG GGATGAGTACGGTTCCTGAAGTGACGGTGGCGAAGCACTGTGGACTCAGAGTCCTTGGACTGTCCCTCATCACCAACAAG GTGTCTCTGGACTACAGTCGGGAGGAGAAGGTGAACCACGAGGAGGTTCTCCAGATCAGTAAGATGAGGGCGGAGGTTCTGCAGAAACTGGTCACCATGTTGATCTCTCGCTGCCAGCAGCAGAGCATCAACACCCACTGA
- the pnp4b gene encoding purine nucleoside phosphorylase 4b isoform X2: MHTKGNCCCSFEDYKLTHEWLLNHTSHRPKVAVICGSGLGLLADRAANKQIFRYQDIPNFPVSTVEGHEGCLVFGTIEDTSCVFMQGHFHLYEGYSLCQVTFPVRIFKLMGVESVLVTNASGGICPDFKVGDIMIIKDHINLPGFAGQHPLCGPNDERFGIRFPCMSDAYSKDLRRLAVEVCSELGCSDFIREGVYCMVSGPNFETIAEARMLRILGCDSVGMSTVPEVTVAKHCGLRVLGLSLITNKVSLDYSREEKVNHEEVLQISKMRAEVLQKLVTMLISRCQQQSINTH; this comes from the exons CTGCTGCTCCTTCGAGGACTACAAACTGACCCATGAGTGGCTTCTAAACCACACCAGTCACCGTCCCAAGGTGGCGGTGATCTGCGGGTCAGGACTCGGTCTGCTGGCCGACAGAGCCGCCAACAAACAGATCTTCAGGTACCAGGACATCCCCAACTTCCCCGTCAGCACAG TGGAGGGTCATGAAGGCTGTCTGGTGTTTGGGACCATCGAGGACACTTCCTGTGTCTTCATGCAGGGTCACTTCCACCTGTACGAAGGTTACTCGCTCTGTCAG GTCACGTTCCCTGTGAGGATCTTTAAGTTGATGGGCGTGGAGTCTGTGCTGGTGACCAACGCCTCCGGAGGAATCTGTCCCGACTTCAAAGTCGGCGACATCATGATCATCAAAGACCACATCAACCTGCCGGGATTCGCCGGACAACACCCGCTGTGTGGACCCAACGACGAGCG ttTCGGGATACGGTTCCCCTGTATGTCCGATGCCTACAGTAAGGACCTGAG GCGTCTGGCTGTGGAGGTGTGCTCTGAGCTCGGCTGCAGTGACTTCATCAGAGAAGGAGTTTACTGTATGGTGAGCGGACCCAACTTTGAAACCATTGCTGAGGCCCGAATGCTGCGAATCCTGGGCTGCGACTCTGTGG GGATGAGTACGGTTCCTGAAGTGACGGTGGCGAAGCACTGTGGACTCAGAGTCCTTGGACTGTCCCTCATCACCAACAAG GTGTCTCTGGACTACAGTCGGGAGGAGAAGGTGAACCACGAGGAGGTTCTCCAGATCAGTAAGATGAGGGCGGAGGTTCTGCAGAAACTGGTCACCATGTTGATCTCTCGCTGCCAGCAGCAGAGCATCAACACCCACTGA